A genomic window from Dethiosulfovibrio russensis includes:
- the panC gene encoding pantoate--beta-alanine ligase has translation MVSIIRKPKEMSAFVLERRRAGQSVGLVPTMGYLHDGHMSLVKKSMIENDVTVVSLFVNPIQFCPGEDLERYPRDEEKDLSLLAAAGVDVLFAPGVEDMYLPGHSVYVDETALSLPLCGGSRPGHFRGVCTVVLKLFNIVRPDRAYFGMKDYQQLQVLRRMVRDLNVPVDIRPCPLIREDDGLALSSRNAYLSEEERRSALALSRSLAKAKEAFEKGERSASVLRDLVCSVLSEEEALEPEYVEVRDAYELSEVESICDPVVIALAVRVGRTRLIDNIVLGE, from the coding sequence CCGAAGGAAATGTCGGCTTTCGTCCTGGAACGCCGCAGGGCGGGGCAGTCCGTCGGCCTGGTCCCCACAATGGGGTATCTGCACGACGGCCATATGTCGCTGGTGAAGAAGAGCATGATAGAGAACGACGTCACGGTCGTGTCCCTTTTCGTAAATCCGATTCAGTTCTGTCCCGGCGAGGACCTGGAGCGCTATCCCAGAGACGAGGAGAAGGACCTGTCCCTATTGGCTGCAGCGGGGGTCGACGTGCTTTTTGCCCCCGGAGTTGAGGATATGTACCTTCCGGGACACTCGGTCTATGTGGACGAGACTGCCTTGAGCCTCCCTCTGTGCGGAGGGTCCCGACCGGGCCATTTCAGAGGAGTCTGCACCGTGGTGCTGAAGCTTTTCAACATAGTCCGTCCCGACAGGGCTTATTTCGGCATGAAGGATTATCAACAGCTTCAGGTGCTTCGCAGGATGGTCCGTGATCTGAACGTTCCGGTGGACATAAGACCCTGCCCTCTGATAAGAGAGGATGACGGTCTGGCCCTCAGCAGCAGAAACGCCTATCTGTCGGAAGAGGAACGGAGATCCGCCCTGGCCCTGTCTCGGTCTCTGGCGAAGGCGAAGGAGGCTTTCGAGAAGGGAGAACGCTCCGCATCGGTTCTGAGGGATCTGGTTTGTTCGGTTCTGTCCGAGGAAGAGGCCCTCGAGCCTGAATACGTCGAGGTGAGGGACGCCTACGAGCTGTCCGAGGTGGAATCGATCTGCGATCCCGTCGTGATCGCTCTCGCCGTTAGGGTCGGTCGAACCAGGTTGATAGATAACATCGTGTTGGGAGAGTGA
- a CDS encoding LysE family translocator has product MSEIDMAALIPYVFITTFTPGPNNVSSAAMAAKFGLRKTWSYTLGIASGVFLLMILGGSLSGFLMELVPKLEGTMKWIGAAYIVWLAWGLVREVPHEDGSSEGEGGFLKGMALQCVNVKVMIYCLTLYSVFLRPLLARPLPVLMSALFLAAVCFSSVVLWALFGVGIESFLGSPGRRRALNYFFAAMLVMTALQVAELI; this is encoded by the coding sequence TTGAGTGAGATAGATATGGCGGCGCTTATCCCCTACGTGTTCATAACGACCTTCACTCCCGGTCCGAACAACGTCAGCTCCGCCGCGATGGCGGCGAAGTTCGGACTGAGGAAAACCTGGAGCTACACCTTGGGAATCGCCTCCGGGGTTTTCCTGTTGATGATCCTGGGAGGGTCTCTTTCCGGTTTTCTGATGGAGTTGGTTCCCAAGCTAGAGGGGACCATGAAGTGGATCGGAGCGGCCTACATAGTCTGGCTGGCCTGGGGACTGGTTCGGGAGGTTCCCCACGAGGACGGCTCCTCCGAGGGCGAGGGGGGATTCCTCAAGGGAATGGCCCTTCAGTGCGTCAACGTCAAGGTGATGATATACTGCCTGACCCTGTACTCGGTGTTTCTAAGGCCTCTGTTGGCCAGGCCTCTGCCTGTGCTGATGTCCGCCCTCTTCCTGGCTGCGGTCTGTTTTTCCTCGGTGGTCCTTTGGGCCCTGTTCGGAGTCGGTATAGAGAGCTTTCTCGGAAGTCCCGGCAGGCGCAGGGCCCTTAACTACTTTTTCGCGGCCATGTTGGTCATGACCGCCCTTCAGGTGGCCGAGTTGATATGA
- the panD gene encoding aspartate 1-decarboxylase, with protein sequence MFLQMLKCKLHGAIVTEANLEYQGSISIDKDLIDQAGFLIGEKVLVADMASGNRFETYVIEAPRGSGEICLNGAAARLGTVGDRVIVMAWCLMDAEEAASHRAKVVKIGPDGSVERVFDMDRGDGNEV encoded by the coding sequence GTGTTTTTACAGATGTTGAAGTGCAAGCTCCACGGAGCGATAGTTACCGAGGCCAACCTGGAGTACCAGGGAAGCATCTCCATAGACAAAGACCTCATAGACCAGGCGGGTTTCCTGATCGGAGAGAAGGTCCTGGTGGCGGACATGGCCTCGGGCAACCGTTTCGAGACCTACGTCATAGAGGCCCCCAGGGGAAGCGGCGAGATCTGCCTGAACGGGGCGGCCGCGCGGCTGGGCACGGTGGGAGACCGGGTCATAGTGATGGCATGGTGTCTCATGGACGCAGAGGAGGCGGCTTCCCACAGGGCCAAGGTCGTAAAGATCGGCCCGGATGGATCCGTCGAGAGGGTCTTCGATATGGACAGAGGGGACGGGAACGAAGTCTAG
- a CDS encoding pentapeptide repeat-containing protein: MLAQAVEQARERDDYVGEATFEGETLEDLDLSGLRMESVRLINCTFSGCDMENIGLYDVELKNCDLSNCKLARSYWKNARLTDCKALGSSFDRSSFKELSLTGGIFSYSNYVETFWENCTVKECDFKDAFFSEVRFKKVALSRVNFSGVSFFKTPLKNLDLSDCNIDGIAFSDTFSELRGAKVSALQAVDLAVRLGIKIV, translated from the coding sequence ATGCTGGCACAAGCCGTAGAACAAGCTAGAGAGAGGGACGACTACGTAGGAGAGGCAACCTTCGAGGGAGAAACCCTGGAGGATCTGGATCTCTCTGGGCTGCGTATGGAGTCGGTCCGTCTGATCAACTGCACCTTCTCCGGCTGCGACATGGAGAACATAGGTCTCTACGACGTGGAGCTCAAAAACTGCGACCTATCCAACTGCAAACTGGCCAGAAGCTACTGGAAAAACGCCAGACTGACAGACTGCAAGGCCCTGGGCAGCTCCTTCGACAGAAGTTCTTTCAAGGAACTATCCCTGACCGGAGGTATCTTCAGCTACTCCAACTACGTGGAGACTTTCTGGGAAAACTGCACCGTGAAGGAATGCGACTTCAAAGACGCCTTCTTTTCAGAGGTCAGATTCAAAAAGGTCGCCCTGTCCAGGGTGAATTTCTCCGGGGTCAGTTTCTTCAAGACACCCCTTAAAAACCTGGACCTCTCGGACTGCAACATAGACGGCATAGCGTTCTCCGACACCTTCTCGGAGCTCCGAGGAGCCAAGGTCAGCGCCCTACAGGCGGTGGATCTGGCAGTAAGACTGGGGATAAAGATCGTCTAG
- a CDS encoding DMT family transporter: protein MDGDSSVRSGSAIVLLAAVFWGTTGTLQALAPEGASPLVVGVLRMTLGGLFLAAFVLFRYGSDALAGRWPWKTLLMASSSMAVYQLFFFSAVLRTGVAVGTMVTIGSSPILAGLLARAVLREPLTPRWAVATASAIGGCVLLSLGDGAVRVDLIGVFLAVGAGASYGFIGLGMKQLQRTRNPLAVIAATMLGGAVLGSPLFLFHPLAWLATVRGASVALALGLVGTAIPYGMFSVALTMIPISTACTLTLMEPLTASLLGVFLLGESLGVRSFAGIALIFIGIMILSLPDGMSIKKEARS from the coding sequence ATGGACGGAGATAGTTCGGTTCGGTCGGGATCTGCCATAGTGCTCCTGGCCGCTGTTTTCTGGGGCACCACCGGAACCCTTCAGGCTCTGGCTCCCGAGGGGGCGTCTCCTCTGGTGGTAGGCGTCCTGAGGATGACCCTTGGTGGGCTGTTTTTGGCGGCTTTCGTGCTTTTCAGATACGGATCCGATGCTCTTGCCGGAAGATGGCCCTGGAAAACCCTCTTGATGGCGTCCTCCAGCATGGCGGTGTATCAGCTGTTCTTTTTCTCCGCCGTCCTGAGAACCGGGGTCGCAGTGGGGACCATGGTCACCATAGGCAGTTCCCCCATATTGGCTGGACTTCTGGCCAGGGCGGTTCTTAGAGAGCCTCTGACCCCCAGATGGGCCGTGGCGACGGCGTCGGCCATAGGGGGATGCGTTCTGCTGTCCCTCGGCGACGGAGCTGTCCGGGTCGACCTGATAGGTGTGTTTCTGGCGGTCGGGGCGGGGGCGTCCTACGGATTCATAGGGTTGGGGATGAAGCAGCTTCAGAGGACCAGAAATCCTCTGGCGGTCATAGCCGCCACCATGTTGGGAGGGGCCGTTCTGGGCTCTCCTCTGTTTTTGTTCCATCCGCTTGCTTGGCTCGCCACGGTTCGAGGGGCTTCGGTGGCATTGGCCCTCGGATTGGTCGGAACGGCGATCCCCTACGGTATGTTTTCCGTGGCATTGACCATGATACCTATTTCGACGGCCTGTACCCTGACCCTCATGGAGCCCTTGACCGCCTCTTTGCTGGGAGTGTTTCTCTTGGGAGAGAGCCTGGGGGTCAGATCTTTTGCGGGTATTGCCCTCATCTTCATCGGGATAATGATACTGTCTCTGCCGGACGGTATGTCGATAAAAAAGGAGGCTAGATCTTGA